A window from Agrobacterium tumefaciens encodes these proteins:
- a CDS encoding aspartate/glutamate racemase family protein, which translates to MRILVVNPNTTQSMTATIADAAMRVVGRDTEILGVTSSMGPVSIEGYYDEVFAVPGLLLELAKAPALGVDAAVIACFDDTGLDAARALCDIPVIGLCEAAVSATAFIAQKFTVVTTMERSRLPLEHLVYRYGMSARCNVRAADIPVLSLEDPASNARERLRQEIALALAEDRAEAIVLGCAGMADLTAELRAEFGVPVIDGVAAAVKQAESLVSMGLSTAKSGAYATPVAKPYHGLLEAFQPDRMTV; encoded by the coding sequence ATGCGCATCCTCGTCGTCAATCCCAATACCACGCAATCCATGACCGCAACGATCGCTGACGCCGCCATGCGGGTGGTCGGCCGGGATACGGAAATTCTCGGCGTGACATCCTCCATGGGGCCCGTCTCCATCGAAGGTTATTATGACGAGGTTTTTGCCGTGCCCGGCCTGCTGCTGGAACTTGCGAAGGCTCCGGCGCTCGGCGTTGACGCGGCCGTCATCGCCTGTTTCGACGATACCGGGCTCGATGCGGCGCGGGCGCTTTGCGATATACCCGTCATCGGCCTCTGCGAGGCGGCGGTCTCCGCCACCGCCTTCATCGCGCAGAAATTCACCGTCGTCACGACGATGGAGCGTTCACGGTTGCCGCTCGAACATCTCGTTTATCGTTACGGCATGTCCGCCCGCTGCAATGTGCGCGCCGCCGATATTCCGGTCCTGTCGCTTGAGGACCCCGCTTCGAATGCGCGGGAGAGGCTGCGGCAGGAGATTGCGCTGGCGCTTGCGGAGGATCGGGCGGAGGCGATCGTTCTCGGCTGCGCCGGCATGGCAGACCTGACCGCCGAGCTGCGCGCCGAATTTGGCGTGCCTGTCATCGATGGTGTCGCAGCCGCCGTCAAACAGGCGGAATCGCTTGTTTCCATGGGGCTTTCCACCGCCAAAAGCGGCGCTTATGCCACGCCGGTCGCCAAGCCCTATCACGGCCTGCTGGAGGCATTCCAGCCGGACCGCATGACGGTGTGA
- a CDS encoding ABC transporter substrate-binding protein, with the protein MTDTINNKKGLSRRGLLKAGAAATGAAIGSGLITGFPTIWAQNPITIRQFGTGVSNLNAIAEKCKADLGITLEMTATDSDAAAQRAVTQPNSYDIADIEYWILKKVYPAGVIQPMEIKKLKYYDKIVPLFKNGKLTPDSVVAQGTAPHTVGFVEKPGDKKFAKGETDYFTMVPTIYNADTLGIRPDLVGRDITSWADIMDPKFKGKASILNIPSIGIMDAAMIMEAMGNIKYADKGNMTKAEIDKTIDFLIKAKKDGQFRAFWKSFDESVNLMASGEVIIQSMWSPAVAAVRSKGIACKYQPLKEGYRSWGGGLGLAKHLSGAKLDAAYEYINWYTSGWVGAYLNRQGYYSAAMETAKEHMSADEWGYWVEGKPAQGDIIAPDGKVMEKAGAVRDGGSFEERMGKVACWNSVMDEDRYMVRRWNEFIAA; encoded by the coding sequence ATGACCGATACCATCAACAACAAGAAGGGCCTGTCCCGCCGCGGCCTTCTGAAGGCAGGCGCGGCCGCGACAGGTGCGGCGATCGGCTCCGGCCTCATCACCGGCTTCCCCACCATCTGGGCGCAGAACCCCATCACCATCCGCCAGTTCGGCACCGGTGTGTCGAACCTCAACGCCATCGCCGAAAAGTGCAAGGCCGATCTCGGCATCACGCTCGAGATGACCGCGACGGATTCGGATGCAGCCGCCCAGCGCGCCGTAACCCAGCCGAATTCCTACGACATCGCCGATATCGAATACTGGATCCTGAAGAAGGTCTATCCCGCCGGCGTCATCCAGCCGATGGAAATCAAGAAGCTCAAATATTACGACAAGATCGTGCCGCTGTTCAAAAACGGCAAGCTGACGCCGGACAGCGTCGTGGCGCAGGGCACCGCGCCGCACACGGTCGGTTTCGTCGAAAAGCCCGGTGATAAAAAGTTCGCCAAGGGCGAGACCGATTATTTCACCATGGTCCCGACCATCTACAACGCCGATACGCTCGGCATCCGTCCCGATCTCGTCGGTCGCGATATCACCAGCTGGGCCGATATCATGGACCCCAAGTTCAAGGGCAAGGCCTCGATCCTCAACATTCCCTCCATCGGCATCATGGATGCGGCGATGATCATGGAAGCCATGGGCAACATCAAATATGCCGACAAGGGCAACATGACCAAGGCGGAGATCGACAAGACCATCGACTTCCTCATCAAGGCGAAGAAGGACGGCCAGTTCCGTGCGTTCTGGAAAAGCTTCGATGAAAGCGTCAACCTCATGGCATCGGGCGAAGTGATCATCCAGTCCATGTGGTCGCCGGCCGTCGCAGCGGTCCGCTCCAAGGGCATCGCCTGCAAATACCAGCCGCTGAAGGAAGGTTATCGCTCATGGGGCGGCGGTCTTGGTCTCGCCAAGCACCTCTCCGGTGCGAAGCTCGACGCGGCCTATGAATATATCAACTGGTACACGTCCGGCTGGGTCGGTGCCTATCTCAACCGTCAGGGTTATTATTCCGCCGCCATGGAAACGGCCAAGGAACACATGTCCGCCGACGAGTGGGGTTACTGGGTGGAAGGCAAGCCCGCGCAGGGCGATATCATCGCGCCCGATGGCAAGGTCATGGAGAAGGCCGGTGCCGTGCGCGATGGCGGCTCTTTCGAGGAGCGCATGGGCAAGGTCGCCTGCTGGAACTCCGTCATGGACGAAGACCGCTACATGGTCCGCCGCTGGAACGAATTCATCGCCGCTTGA
- a CDS encoding IS4 family transposase, giving the protein MRHYNSVFHDLLKRVAWSRFDRLVDEHGADKHVRRLSTKSQFIALLYGQLSGAVSLREIVGGLESHAARLYHVGGRPVSRSTLCDANARRSSEVFAGLFREMVARAGRGLRRSVSEATYLIDATGVRLSGAGCDWARFSHQACGAKVHVVYDADAERPIYAAVTPANVNDITAAKAMPIAAGATYVFDLGYYDFGWWAALDKAGCRIVTRFKSHTKLTVTSQQAVSGDGIVLFDRIGLLPARMAASRRNRFGDPVREITVRTQTGKVLRLLTNDLDAPAQEIADLYKRRWAIELFFRWVKQTLRIRHFLGNSENAVRIQIAVALIAYLLLRMAQADQKLVQSPLAFARLVRANLMHRRRTDSLTRPPPAKTADPRQMTLLGMEI; this is encoded by the coding sequence GTGCGGCACTACAATAGCGTATTCCACGATCTGTTGAAGCGGGTGGCTTGGAGCAGGTTCGACAGGCTTGTGGATGAGCATGGCGCCGACAAGCATGTGCGCCGGCTGTCAACGAAGAGCCAGTTCATCGCCCTGCTTTACGGCCAGTTGTCCGGAGCCGTCAGTCTGCGCGAGATCGTCGGCGGCCTCGAAAGCCATGCCGCGCGGCTTTATCACGTCGGTGGAAGGCCGGTGTCGCGCTCGACGCTGTGCGATGCCAATGCACGGCGCTCAAGCGAGGTCTTTGCCGGTCTGTTTCGCGAGATGGTCGCCCGCGCGGGCCGCGGGTTGCGCCGGTCGGTGTCGGAGGCCACCTATCTCATCGACGCGACCGGCGTTCGGCTGAGCGGGGCCGGGTGCGACTGGGCACGGTTTTCCCATCAGGCCTGCGGCGCCAAGGTTCATGTCGTCTACGACGCCGATGCCGAGCGACCGATCTATGCGGCGGTCACGCCCGCCAATGTCAACGACATCACAGCCGCCAAGGCCATGCCGATCGCGGCGGGTGCGACCTATGTGTTCGATCTTGGCTATTATGATTTCGGCTGGTGGGCGGCGCTCGACAAGGCCGGCTGCCGCATCGTCACGCGGTTCAAGTCCCATACGAAGCTGACCGTAACAAGCCAGCAAGCTGTCAGCGGCGATGGCATCGTCCTCTTCGATCGCATCGGGCTTCTGCCCGCCCGCATGGCGGCAAGCCGCCGCAATCGGTTTGGCGACCCCGTGCGGGAGATCACAGTCAGGACGCAGACGGGCAAGGTGCTGCGACTGCTGACCAACGATCTCGACGCGCCCGCACAGGAGATCGCCGATCTCTACAAACGGCGCTGGGCGATCGAACTGTTCTTTCGCTGGGTCAAGCAGACGCTGAGGATCCGGCATTTCCTTGGCAACAGCGAGAACGCCGTGCGCATCCAGATCGCCGTGGCGCTCATCGCCTATCTATTGTTGCGCATGGCGCAGGCAGACCAGAAACTCGTCCAAAGCCCACTGGCATTCGCACGCCTGGTGCGCGCCAATCTTATGCATCGCCGAAGAACCGACAGCCTCACAAGGCCGCCACCAGCTAAAACCGCCGATCCAAGACAGATGACACTTCTCGGAATGGAAATTTAA
- a CDS encoding ABC transporter ATP-binding protein, whose amino-acid sequence MSKAAAIDIASVSKIYGTTTAVHAISLKIPAGSYCCLLGPSGCGKTSTLRMIAGHESISSGDIRLGNVVVTDLPPARRGTAMMFQSYALFPHLDLVDNVAFSLKMKGADKETRRAKALEMLQLMQLEPYASRRPAQLSGGQQQRVALARALITDPEALLLDEPLSALDPFLKIRMRAELKKLQTSLGITFVHVTHSQEEAMALADIVVVMNDGRIEQAATPREVFERPATAFVARFMGDHNVISGRYREKSGDLVTLEVAGGGTFISSGTAPDDGAVDIAVRTDRVRVGEAEQPGLGFTGIVSNVEYRGASVKIAVTGAGIEDFNVILSDAAFFENPVRTGDAIPLSWNAADAIVLGRVEK is encoded by the coding sequence ATGAGCAAAGCCGCAGCAATCGACATCGCGTCCGTATCCAAGATTTACGGCACCACCACGGCCGTGCATGCGATCAGTCTCAAGATACCGGCGGGAAGCTATTGCTGCCTGCTTGGCCCCTCGGGCTGCGGCAAGACCTCAACGCTCAGAATGATTGCCGGCCACGAGAGCATTTCCAGCGGCGATATCAGGCTCGGCAATGTGGTGGTTACCGATCTGCCGCCGGCGCGGCGCGGCACGGCGATGATGTTCCAGTCCTACGCCCTGTTTCCGCATCTCGATCTCGTCGACAATGTCGCCTTCAGCCTCAAGATGAAGGGTGCGGACAAGGAAACTCGCCGGGCAAAGGCGCTTGAGATGTTGCAGCTGATGCAGCTCGAACCCTATGCCAGCCGCCGTCCGGCCCAGCTTTCGGGCGGGCAGCAGCAGCGCGTCGCACTGGCGCGGGCGCTGATTACCGATCCCGAGGCGCTGTTGCTGGATGAGCCGCTTTCGGCGCTCGATCCCTTTCTCAAGATCCGCATGCGCGCCGAGCTGAAGAAGTTGCAGACCTCGCTCGGCATCACCTTCGTGCACGTCACGCACAGCCAGGAAGAGGCGATGGCGCTTGCCGATATCGTCGTTGTCATGAATGACGGCCGCATCGAGCAGGCAGCCACACCGCGTGAGGTGTTCGAGCGCCCGGCCACCGCTTTCGTTGCCCGTTTCATGGGGGATCATAACGTCATCTCCGGCCGCTATCGCGAAAAATCGGGTGATCTCGTGACGCTTGAAGTGGCGGGCGGCGGCACATTTATCTCCAGCGGCACGGCCCCGGATGACGGTGCGGTCGATATTGCCGTGCGCACCGACCGCGTGCGCGTCGGCGAGGCGGAGCAGCCGGGCCTCGGTTTCACCGGCATCGTCTCGAATGTCGAATATCGCGGTGCGAGCGTGAAGATCGCCGTGACGGGCGCGGGCATAGAGGATTTCAACGTCATCCTCAGCGATGCCGCCTTCTTCGAAAACCCGGTCAGGACCGGTGACGCCATACCGCTTTCATGGAATGCGGCCGATGCCATCGTGCTCGGCCGGGTAGAGAAGTGA
- a CDS encoding ABC transporter permease, translating to MVTVRLIGVSEKKDRPVRSFALPQKLVSYVQALPLFLILGFFLALPILMIAVVSFWDYDFAQMYPDFVTFNYLETLGSWVTWQTYLNTLKYAAIVWAITLFCGFWVAYFLAFHIRTTTMQMALFLVCTVPFLTSNIIRMISWIPVLGRNGLVNSALVGTGIIPEPVEWLLYSDFAVVLAMVHLYTLFMVTPIFNTLMRIDKSLIEAARDAGATGWQTLCNVIIPLAKPGMAIGSIFVVTLVMADFSTVQVMSGGQSASVALMMKNQMSLLQYPAAAANAVILLILVLLMVAGILRIVDIRKEL from the coding sequence ATGGTGACGGTCAGACTCATCGGCGTCAGCGAGAAGAAGGACAGACCGGTGCGCAGCTTCGCGCTGCCGCAAAAGCTCGTATCCTATGTTCAGGCCCTGCCGCTTTTCCTGATCCTCGGCTTTTTCCTGGCCCTGCCGATCCTCATGATCGCCGTCGTCAGCTTCTGGGATTACGACTTCGCCCAGATGTATCCCGATTTTGTCACCTTCAATTATCTAGAGACGCTCGGCTCCTGGGTTACCTGGCAGACCTATCTCAACACGCTGAAATACGCCGCCATCGTCTGGGCGATCACGCTGTTCTGCGGTTTCTGGGTTGCCTATTTCCTCGCCTTCCACATTCGCACCACCACCATGCAGATGGCGCTGTTCCTCGTCTGCACCGTGCCGTTCCTGACATCGAATATCATCCGCATGATTTCGTGGATTCCTGTTCTCGGGCGAAACGGTCTGGTCAACAGCGCGCTGGTCGGCACCGGCATCATTCCAGAACCGGTCGAGTGGCTGCTTTATTCCGATTTCGCCGTGGTGCTGGCCATGGTGCATCTTTATACGCTGTTCATGGTCACGCCGATCTTCAACACGCTGATGCGCATCGACAAATCGCTGATCGAGGCGGCGCGTGACGCCGGTGCAACGGGGTGGCAGACACTCTGCAATGTCATCATTCCGCTCGCCAAGCCCGGCATGGCCATCGGCAGCATCTTCGTCGTGACGCTGGTCATGGCCGATTTCTCCACCGTTCAGGTCATGTCCGGCGGCCAGAGCGCCTCGGTGGCGCTGATGATGAAGAACCAGATGTCGCTTCTGCAATATCCGGCGGCGGCCGCCAACGCCGTCATCCTGCTCATCCTCGTTCTTCTGATGGTCGCGGGCATCCTGCGCATCGTCGATATCCGCAAGGAGCTTTGA
- a CDS encoding periplasmic heavy metal sensor — protein MTDQNFRWIVVVLLVVNTFLVCALAGAGFVYLRNDTAASTSRMPLAGEQLPKAEREAFRQALGDARKPMRETSAEARQARIEAASLMGANDLDTKALSDALERARMAEYAVRAAVELQAVEFARTLSLDARRRLAEGLLSREAPKPATK, from the coding sequence ATGACCGATCAGAATTTCCGCTGGATTGTCGTTGTGCTACTCGTCGTCAATACATTCCTCGTCTGCGCCCTTGCCGGTGCCGGTTTCGTCTATCTGCGCAACGATACCGCAGCTTCCACTTCAAGGATGCCGCTGGCCGGCGAGCAACTGCCAAAGGCGGAGCGGGAGGCCTTTCGCCAGGCGCTCGGCGATGCACGCAAACCCATGCGCGAGACCTCGGCCGAGGCGCGGCAGGCCCGCATCGAGGCTGCTTCGCTGATGGGCGCCAACGATCTGGATACAAAAGCGTTATCCGACGCGCTGGAGCGCGCCCGCATGGCGGAATATGCGGTCCGTGCCGCAGTCGAGCTACAGGCCGTGGAATTCGCCCGCACGCTGTCGCTCGATGCAAGACGACGCCTCGCGGAAGGTCTGCTCTCCCGCGAGGCGCCAAAGCCTGCCACGAAATGA
- a CDS encoding ABC transporter permease, translated as MHQEKRGREFYILAFFFVLFVLFLYGPLSAILILAFQGPNGGLTFPLNGVSLHWFGNLFEQQAVGDFGGSFRRSFGLGLMVMAVTVLVSLLAGLAFRRKFIGATPLFYLSVASLVVPSIIISLGIGVLFQQLGLEPSWYTSAFGAHLTWTLPFGVLIMLAVFNRFSPSYEEAARDLGASSWQTFAHVVLPMIAPSLIGVGLFGFTLSYDEFARTLMTAGTYNTLPLEIYGMTTNVTTPVLYALGAVTTLFSLLVIAATLGLIVTLNRRHSRG; from the coding sequence ATGCATCAGGAAAAACGCGGCCGCGAATTCTACATTCTCGCGTTCTTTTTCGTTCTCTTCGTGCTGTTTTTGTATGGCCCGCTATCGGCCATCCTGATCCTTGCCTTTCAGGGGCCAAATGGCGGATTGACCTTTCCGCTGAACGGCGTTTCGCTGCACTGGTTCGGCAATCTGTTCGAGCAGCAGGCGGTCGGCGATTTCGGCGGCTCGTTCCGCCGCTCCTTCGGGCTTGGGCTGATGGTCATGGCCGTCACCGTCCTCGTCTCGCTGCTGGCAGGCCTTGCCTTCCGCCGCAAATTCATCGGTGCGACGCCGCTCTTTTACCTGTCTGTCGCCAGTCTGGTGGTGCCGTCGATCATCATATCGCTTGGGATTGGTGTTCTTTTCCAGCAGCTTGGGCTGGAACCTTCATGGTATACATCAGCTTTCGGCGCGCATCTCACCTGGACGCTTCCCTTCGGCGTGCTCATCATGCTCGCGGTCTTCAACCGCTTCTCGCCTTCCTATGAGGAGGCGGCCCGCGATCTCGGCGCGTCCTCCTGGCAGACCTTCGCCCATGTGGTGCTGCCGATGATCGCGCCCAGCCTGATCGGCGTCGGCCTTTTCGGCTTCACGCTTTCTTATGACGAGTTCGCCCGCACGCTGATGACAGCGGGCACCTACAACACGCTGCCGTTGGAAATCTACGGCATGACCACCAATGTCACGACGCCGGTGCTTTATGCGCTGGGTGCCGTCACGACGCTGTTTTCCCTTCTGGTGATTGCGGCCACGCTTGGCCTGATCGTCACCCTCAACCGCCGCCATTCACGCGGATAA
- a CDS encoding RNA polymerase sigma factor: MVSDPDAKLVADVAAGDIRAMRALVEAKLPRIMALASRMLGDPVEAEDVAQETFLRIWKHAGTWRQGAARFDTWIHRVALNLCYDRLRKRREVSVAQPSDLVDARMSSETAGVDMDEGEAVGRALSLLPERQREAIILVYYQEMSNREAADIMHVSVDALESLLSRGRRALQKILNEDET; the protein is encoded by the coding sequence ATGGTGAGCGACCCCGATGCAAAGCTCGTGGCAGATGTCGCGGCCGGAGATATCAGGGCGATGCGGGCACTGGTCGAGGCAAAGTTGCCGAGGATCATGGCGCTGGCAAGCCGCATGCTGGGTGATCCGGTCGAGGCGGAGGATGTTGCGCAGGAAACCTTTCTGCGGATATGGAAACACGCGGGAACATGGCGGCAGGGCGCTGCGCGGTTTGATACGTGGATACACCGCGTGGCGCTGAACCTGTGTTATGACCGGCTGAGGAAGCGCCGTGAAGTATCCGTCGCCCAGCCGTCCGACCTCGTCGATGCGCGTATGTCGTCGGAGACTGCTGGAGTTGATATGGACGAAGGCGAGGCCGTGGGGCGAGCGCTGTCCCTTCTTCCCGAGCGGCAAAGGGAGGCGATCATTCTGGTCTATTATCAGGAAATGTCGAACCGGGAGGCCGCCGACATCATGCATGTCAGCGTCGACGCACTGGAAAGTCTTCTGTCGCGTGGGCGCAGAGCGTTGCAGAAAATCTTGAACGAGGATGAGACATGA